In Humulus lupulus chromosome 6, drHumLupu1.1, whole genome shotgun sequence, a single genomic region encodes these proteins:
- the LOC133784752 gene encoding uncharacterized protein LOC133784752 has translation MAGRPRVSKKKVTLKKKKGPSSSDPVKKQKSMNEILGVEAIDFNLESAEEAEDEIADIAASEAPVRSETPDSEKILEQHLEVRSTLKDWVSVLKGASVPSNDTGKPKLILILNLDSEDQIGKSGEVVDCVQIEPEDIEDEILYWSTTIVCYVLGSNPPISVMEGFFRRIWRGKGVEKVGLLAPGVFMVRFNTLEEKDEIMNGGYHFFDKKPIIMKNWDPNTRFTREVVLNVPLWVQLCNLDLKFWGEKAMTKIMNSVGKYIRQDRATLAREKLQYARVLIEVNISQELPNVIKFRDENGEAVYVDLYFEWKPDRCASCKGFGHKQEVCKKKTHKMFLIKSGSQKSYQMLVQCQFSLQRKKDRKGGGGGADKVIDAEGFEKAKGKRVQIGSIPPVIVGNSFNLLKDEAHSLLEARVKATEMGALYLHMFQGWCFTTNLMNHPNGRIIVAWNPRSFDVSIQGSSSQWMHCIVEAKTGEKFELTSVYEFNVVKGRESLWSDLKKIKIEVKFPWLVLGDFNAILSTEDRLRYTGDGSDLFPFQNCVQYCGLEDVKFSGSFFTWNNKQEGKARVYAKIDRVLANDHWRELFEAAEVSFLLEGDFDHYFHQKVAQSREEEVHGNPMYRLVVKLKRLRAVLRLINKEGKGDVFVKETESFAELIKAQEKIREHPGDISFIHEEITARKKYVEAHEDMLQFLKQKVKIQWLKEGDQNTKLFHNSIRSRRIQNAIYSTWDLQGNRHDTQDGVSLAFQEYYSDLLGMKVASRKSVIASIVQEGQVISESQAEFLVKRFTEAEVKAAVYSIPNDKAPGLDGYSSAFFKHT, from the exons ATGGCGGGGAGACCGAGGGTTTCGAAGAAGAAAGTCAcactgaagaagaagaaaggtcCATCATCCTCAGATCCAGTAAAGAAACAGAAATCTATGAATGAAATTCTTGGAGTGGAGGCCATAGATTTCAACCTGGAATCGGCAGAGGAGGCAGAGGATGAGATTGCCGATATTGCCGCATCTGAAGCTCCAGTCCGCAGCGAAACGCCTGACTCGGAGAAGATCCTGGAACAGCATTTAGAGGTGAGATCGACGCTGAAAGATTGGGTTAGTGTGTTGAAAGGGGCTTCCGTTCCATCTAATGATACAGGTAAACCCAAGCTCATCCTGATTCTGAATCTTGATTCAGAGGATCAGATTGGAAAATCAGGGGAAGTTGTTGATTGTGTGCAAATTGAGCCAGAGGACATAGAGGATGAGATCCTATACTGGAGTACAACAATAGTTTGCTATGTGTTGGGTTCTAATCCTCCTATTTCAGTAATGGAGGGATTCTTTAGAAGAATTTGGAGGGGGAAAGGAGTGGAAAAAGTTGGTTTATTAGCACCAGGTGTGTTCATGGTGAGGTTCAATACTCTGGAGGAAAAAGATGAGATCATGAATGGAGGCTATCATTTTTTTGATAAAAAACCAATTATAATGAAGAACTGGGATCCGAATACTAGATTTACTAGAGAGGTTGTTCTGAATGTGCCACTTTGGGTTCAATTATGTAATTTGGACTTAAAGTTTTGGGGAGAGAAGGCTATGACAAAAATTATGAACTCTGTGGGTAAGTATATTCGGCAAGATAGAGCAACTTTGGCTAGAGAAAAATTACAATATGCTAGGGTGTTGATTGAAGTAAATATCTCTCAGGAGCTACCGAATGTGATTAAATTTAGAGATGAAAATGGAGAAGCAGTGTATGTAGACCTTTATTTTGAATGGAAGCCAGACCGGTGTGCTAGCTGCAAAGGATTTGGGCATAAGCAAGAGGTATGTAAGAAGAAGACACACAAAATGTTCCTGATAAAGTCTGGAAGCCAAAAGTCATACCAGATGCTAGTACAATGCCAGTTCAGTTTACAAAGGAAGAAGGATCgcaaaggggggggggggggggcggatAAAGTGATTGATGCAGAGGGTTTTGAGAAAGCCAAAGGTAAAAGAGTTCAGATTGGTAGCATACCACCAGTGATCGTTGGTAATTCTTTCAATCTTTTGAAAGATGAGGCTCATAG TCTCCTAGAAGCAAGGGTTAAGGCTACCGAAATGGGAGCCTTATACCTCCATATGTTTCAAGGGTGGTGTTTCACTACTAATTTGATGAATCATCCAAACGGCAGAATTATTGTGGCTTGGAATCCTAGAAGTTTTGATGTGAGTATTCAAGGAAGCTCAAGTCAATGGATGCATTGTATTGTGGAAGCCAAAACTGGTGAGAAGTTTGAACTCACTTCAGTGTATGAATTCAATGTTGTTAAAGGAAGAGAGAGTTTATGGAgtgatttgaaaaaaattaagattGAAGTTAAATTCCCTTGGCTTGTGTTGGGGGACTTTAATGCTATCTTGTCAACTGAAGATAGACTTCGTTACACTGGAGATGGCTCGGATTTATTTCCTTTTCAGAACTGTGTTCAGTATTGTGGCCTTGAAGATGTTAAGTTTTCTGGTTCCTTTTTTACTTGGAACAATAAACAAGAAGGAAAAGCTAGAGTTTATGCAAAGATTGATCGGGTTTTAGCTAATGATCACTGGCGTGAGCTGTTTGAGGCTGCTGAAGTGAGTTTCTTGCTGGAGGGAGATTTTGATCACT ATTTCCATCAGAAAGTAGCTCAAAGTAGGGAGGAAGAGGTTCATGGGAACCCAATGTATAGGCTGGTTGTGAAATTGAAGAGGTTAAGAGCTGTTTTGAGATTGATTAATAAAGAAGGGAAAGGTGATGTGTTTGTTAAAGAGACAGAGTCCTTTGCTGAGTTGATCAAAGCTCAAGAGAAGATTAGAGAGCACCCAGGTGACATCTCCTTTATCCATGAAGAGATTACAGCCAGGAAAAAGTATGTTGAGGCTCATGAGGATATGTTACAATTTCTTAAGCAGAAAGTGAAAATTCAGTGGTTGAAAGAAGGGGATCAAAACACGAAACTGTTTCATAATAGTATTAGAAGCAGAAGAATTCAAAATGCAATCTATTCTACTTGGGATCTTCAAGGGAATCGCCATGATACTCAAGATGGAGTGAGCCTTGCTTTTCAAGAGTATTATTCTGACTTGTTGGGAATGAAAGTGGCGAGCAGGAAGTCTGTGATTGCTAGTATTGTTCAAGAAGGGCAGGTTATTTCGGAGAGTCAAGCTGAGTTCTTGGTAAAGAGATTTACCGAAGCTGAGGTCAAGGCTGCAGTGTACTCGATTCCAAATGATAAGGCTCCAGGACTTGATGGGTACAGCAGCGCTTTTTTCAAGCATACTTAG